From one Humulus lupulus chromosome 8, drHumLupu1.1, whole genome shotgun sequence genomic stretch:
- the LOC133798021 gene encoding putative glycerol-3-phosphate transporter 1, whose translation MGSLTEIAPEETSNKPPGIKFVEYIKKSSVSFKTHQVIVLIVTFLAYASYHAARKTTSVVKSSLDPQSPDLGLKFAPWTITYLQSPPETRKLSWVPEDGWAPFSGTGGTALLGELDVAFLAVYAMGMYFSGHLGDRLDLRIFLTVGMIGTGVFTSLFGLGYWGNIHSFYYFLIVQMAAGLFQSTGWPSVVAVVGKWFGKKKRGLIMGIWNAHTSIGNITGSLLASVLLSYGWGWSFVAPGLLITFFGLVVFFFLPVSPEAVGAEENEDEPESPKKIGKALEVPLLRSEKVGKDKPVGFIEAWKIPGVAPFALCLFFAKLVAYTFLYWLPFYISHTAIDGKYLSNETAGNLSTLFDVGGVVGGILAGHISDRLNARAITAASFMYCAIPALFFYRSYGHVSLTLNIFFMFITGMFVNGPYALITTAVSADLGTHSSLKGNSRALATVTAIIDGTGSVGAAIGPLLTGYISTRSWSLVFTMLMGAALIAGLFLTRLVVCEVTEKIEESRSQGGSPATRSSSPIDEV comes from the exons ATGGGTTCACTGACTGAGATTGCACCAGAGGAAACTTCCAACAAGCCCCCAGGAATTAAGTTTGTGGAGTACATAAAAAAGTCCTCAGTTTCCTTTAAAACCCACCAAGTAATTGTTCTGATTGTGACATTTTTGGCATACGCAAGCTACCATGCTGCCAGGAAAACCACAAGTGTTGTGAAGAGTTCCCTCGATCCCCAATCACCAGATTTGGGCTTGAAGTTTGCACCGTGGACGATAACATATCTTCAATCTCCACCAGAGACCAGAAAGCTTTCCTGGGTTCCTGAAGATGGCTGGGCACCGTTCAGTGGAACAGGTGGAACGGCGCTTCTTGGTGAACTCGACGTTGCGTTCCTTGCAGTTTATGCCATGGGAATGTATTTTTCTGGTCATCTTGGGGATAGATTGGATTTAAGGATCTTTTTAACTGTGGGAATGATAGGAACAGGTGTGTTCACTTCCCTATTTGGTCTTGGCTACTGGGGAAACATCCATAGCTTTTACTACTTCCTTATAGTTCAAATGGCTGCTGGTCTATTCCAATCAACTGGATGGCCTTCAGTAGTTGCAGTAGTTGGTAAATGGTTTGGGAAGAAGAAGAGAGGCCTTATAATGGGAATATGGAATGCTCACACATCTATTGGAAACATCACTGGTTCTTTGCTAGCTTCTGTTTTATTGAGCTACGGATGGGGCTGGTCCTTTGTTGCGCCTGGTCTGTTGATAACGTTTTTTGGTTtggttgttttcttcttcttACCGGTGAGTCCTGAGGCAGTAGGAGCTGAAGAAAATGAAGATGAACCAGAGTCGCCAAAGAAAATTGGGAAAGCACTGGAGGTACCATTGTTGAGATCAGAGAAAGTGGGGAAGGACAAACCTGTTGGATtcatagaagcttggaaaattccAGGAGTTGCACCTTTTGCTCTTTGCCTCTTCTTTGCCAAATTGGTCGCTTACACATTTCTCTACTGGCTTCCTTTCTACATTAGCCACACAG CTATAGATGGCAAGTACTTATCCAATGAGACTGCTGGAAACTTGTCTACATTGTTCGATGTTGGGGGTGTGGTAGGAGGAATCCTAGCCGGTCACATTTCTGATCGCCTTAATGCAAGAGCAATAACAGCAGCGAGTTTCATGTATTGCGCCATTCCTGCTCTCTTCTTCTATAGAAGCTATGGACATGTGTCATTAACTCTAAACATTTTCTTTATGTTCATAACGGGAATGTTTGTGAATGGGCCATACGCTCTCATAACAACAGCGGTATCAGCTGACCTCGGTACACATAGCTCATTGAAAGGGAATTCACGAGCCCTTGCAACTGTAACAGCAATCATAGATGGAACAGGCTCGGTTGGGGCTGCAATTGGACCATTGTTAACTGGCTACATCTCTACTAGGAGTTGGAGCTTAGTTTTCACAATGCTGATGGGAGCAGCCCTGATTGCAGGATTGTTTCTTACTAGGCTTGTTGTGTGTGAGGTGACTGAAAAAATTGAAGAGTCAAGATCGCAAGGAGGGTCCCCCGCGACCAGATCTTCTTCTCCAATTGATGAGGTTTGA